Proteins encoded in a region of the Microbacterium neungamense genome:
- a CDS encoding glycosyltransferase family 2 protein gives MDRSVTVIIPTNRGGAYLEEAVASVRAQTSPVHEILLVDDGSPAPGLAHTAARLGLRYLRQEASGLSVARNNGAEHAEGEWIAYLDDDDVWHPERIAAQQRALDAMPEAIASCTGGWYMDADGVRFGDGWGAPQATAERMIAYDAVPPRITTLLIRRDAYRRVGGCRTAMEPAEDNDLIQRLLQIGEFACVDRQLVGYRRHRGNVTQRGLAGREANRRVLTDLLATAEDPRLAALLRRHRRAFRRYAAAENLGEFLSATRRRERGYALRISWWGIRHVPLDSVRAVFARARRARQRVRSGQANPSRAVHDGSS, from the coding sequence ATGGACCGTTCGGTGACCGTGATCATCCCGACCAACCGCGGCGGCGCCTACCTCGAGGAGGCGGTCGCATCCGTGCGCGCGCAGACCTCGCCCGTGCACGAGATCCTTCTCGTCGACGACGGCTCACCCGCGCCCGGTCTCGCGCACACCGCCGCCCGGCTCGGCCTGCGGTACCTGCGGCAGGAGGCCTCCGGGCTGTCGGTCGCGCGCAACAACGGCGCCGAGCACGCAGAGGGGGAGTGGATCGCCTACCTGGACGACGACGACGTCTGGCATCCGGAGCGGATCGCGGCCCAGCAGCGGGCGCTCGACGCGATGCCGGAGGCGATCGCCTCGTGCACCGGCGGCTGGTACATGGATGCCGACGGGGTGCGGTTCGGCGACGGCTGGGGAGCGCCGCAGGCGACAGCGGAGCGGATGATCGCGTACGACGCGGTGCCGCCGCGGATCACCACGCTGCTGATCCGTCGCGACGCGTACCGCCGGGTGGGCGGATGCCGCACGGCGATGGAGCCCGCGGAGGACAACGACCTCATCCAGCGCCTCCTGCAGATCGGTGAGTTCGCGTGCGTGGACCGGCAGCTGGTCGGCTACCGCCGTCATCGGGGCAACGTCACCCAGCGCGGCCTCGCCGGGCGGGAGGCGAACCGCCGCGTCCTGACCGACCTGCTGGCCACCGCCGAGGACCCGCGCCTGGCGGCCCTGCTGCGCCGCCATCGCCGCGCGTTCCGGCGGTACGCCGCGGCGGAGAACCTCGGCGAGTTCCTCAGCGCGACCCGGCGCCGTGAGCGCGGCTACGCCCTGCGGATCTCCTGGTGGGGCATCCGGCACGTGCCCCTGGACTCGGTGCGCGCGGTGTTCGCACGGGCCCGCCGCGCGCGGCAGCGGGTTCGGTCGGGTCAGGCGAACCCGTCCAGGGCGGTCCACGACGGGTCGAGCTGA
- a CDS encoding alpha-1,2-fucosyltransferase, which translates to MPTTPALATRVVRHLAWRARRMRIAMVDLLRRGDRTVILTPPAGLRFGNWLYLWLDAHQETALGRPTFVREVPGMAEWFDVFPRLRELTVSEPEMRFHDRRVWEPKGFRQRFGIDYSREALHAFARDVLAPSIPPGPPDRLVINVRRGDYYSTAQKREAYGFDQVGYVRAALALLDDVDDVLVVSDDDVWCRENVDAVIRDRTSRVEYARPDPAANFLAVAGARRIIGMNSTFTYWAAYVADATHDATEIIMPRFHARLGGSSAADQLDPSWTALDGFA; encoded by the coding sequence GTGCCGACCACGCCCGCCCTGGCCACTCGCGTCGTGCGCCACCTCGCCTGGCGCGCCCGCCGGATGCGCATCGCGATGGTCGATCTGCTGCGCCGCGGCGACCGGACGGTGATCCTGACGCCCCCGGCCGGGCTGCGGTTCGGGAACTGGCTGTACCTCTGGCTCGACGCCCATCAGGAGACGGCGCTGGGCAGGCCCACCTTCGTGCGCGAAGTCCCCGGCATGGCGGAGTGGTTCGACGTGTTCCCCCGGCTGCGGGAGCTGACCGTCTCGGAGCCGGAGATGCGCTTCCACGACCGGCGGGTGTGGGAGCCGAAGGGGTTCCGCCAGCGCTTCGGCATCGACTACTCCCGCGAGGCGCTGCACGCCTTCGCGCGCGACGTGCTCGCGCCGAGCATCCCGCCGGGGCCGCCGGATCGGCTCGTGATCAACGTGCGCCGCGGCGACTACTACTCCACCGCGCAGAAGCGCGAGGCGTACGGCTTCGACCAGGTCGGATACGTCCGCGCCGCCCTCGCGCTCCTCGACGACGTCGACGACGTGCTCGTCGTCTCGGACGACGACGTGTGGTGCCGCGAGAACGTGGACGCCGTGATCCGCGATCGCACCTCCCGCGTCGAGTACGCGCGCCCGGACCCGGCCGCGAACTTCCTCGCCGTGGCCGGCGCGCGCCGCATCATCGGCATGAACTCGACCTTCACGTACTGGGCGGCGTACGTCGCGGATGCCACGCACGACGCCACCGAGATCATCATGCCGAGGTTCCACGCGCGCCTGGGCGGCAGCTCGGCCGCGGATCAGCTCGACCCGTCGTGGACCGCCCTGGACGGGTTCGCCTGA
- a CDS encoding ABC transporter ATP-binding protein: protein MSRERTGRIPGLRRLLETTGAAPGRWIATTVLVSLLLAGLDMLGVFAMLPLMQLITDGGVRGPFLEWVAGLVGSRDVATVLPVVAAMVVLTFLVKSIGALAFRWWLLGRTTRVSALAAAELMRRYVLAPYGAHRKRSASEIYRNVNDATGQASSVLLAVIGICTDVVTMAGIIVVLAWSSPLATLFAAILFGVIVFGVQRLLRRRQIGLGEFTATASLKAWQALMPGIEGFRETRLTGSAELFVNRFRAAKLEAAHAQRLMAILSDIPRYMLEIAFILAIAGIAAILALTGERDQILVVLGVFAAASVRLLPTLNRITANVATMRAGNAGLRIMVEALDQLEAEGQHNHAPAPGRLPMGDITVSDVSFRFPDSSEDVLRGVTLTIPRNRTTAFVGASGAGKSTLLDLLLGLLSPTSGEIRCGSTPIATDLAGWHAGIGVVPQEVFLSNTTLIENIAFGRRREEIDRERVEDVVRMSLLEELVGELPEGLDTVVGDRGVRLSGGQRQRVGLARALYRQPNVLVLDEATSALDNATEYEIAQTLQRLQGSMTIIVVAHRLSTVRHVDQLVFLHRGQVAATGTFDEVRAADAEFARLVELGSLD, encoded by the coding sequence ATGTCACGCGAGAGAACGGGTCGCATCCCGGGCCTCCGCCGCCTGCTCGAGACGACCGGCGCGGCGCCGGGCCGCTGGATCGCGACGACCGTGCTCGTGTCCCTCCTGCTGGCCGGCCTCGACATGCTCGGCGTGTTCGCGATGCTGCCGCTCATGCAGCTGATCACCGACGGCGGCGTGCGGGGGCCGTTCCTGGAATGGGTCGCCGGACTCGTCGGCTCCCGCGATGTCGCCACCGTGCTGCCCGTGGTCGCCGCCATGGTCGTGCTGACGTTCCTGGTGAAGAGCATCGGCGCCCTCGCCTTCCGCTGGTGGCTGCTCGGCCGCACCACCCGGGTCTCCGCGCTGGCGGCCGCCGAGCTCATGCGACGGTACGTGCTCGCCCCGTACGGCGCACATCGCAAGCGCAGCGCGAGCGAGATCTACCGCAACGTGAACGACGCGACGGGGCAGGCCTCCAGCGTGCTGCTGGCGGTCATCGGCATCTGCACGGACGTGGTGACGATGGCGGGGATCATCGTCGTCCTCGCCTGGAGCTCGCCCCTGGCCACCCTGTTCGCCGCCATCCTGTTCGGCGTGATCGTCTTCGGCGTCCAGCGCCTGCTGCGGCGGCGCCAGATCGGGCTCGGCGAGTTCACCGCGACCGCATCCCTGAAGGCGTGGCAGGCGCTGATGCCGGGCATCGAGGGCTTCCGCGAGACGCGCCTGACCGGCAGCGCCGAGCTCTTCGTGAACCGGTTCCGGGCGGCGAAGCTGGAGGCCGCGCACGCGCAGCGTCTGATGGCGATCCTGAGCGACATCCCGCGGTACATGCTCGAGATCGCGTTCATCCTCGCCATCGCCGGGATCGCCGCGATCCTCGCGCTCACCGGCGAACGCGACCAGATCCTCGTCGTCCTCGGCGTGTTCGCGGCGGCATCCGTGCGCCTGCTGCCGACGCTGAACCGCATCACCGCGAACGTCGCGACGATGCGCGCCGGCAACGCGGGGCTGCGGATCATGGTGGAGGCGCTCGATCAGCTCGAGGCCGAGGGGCAGCACAACCACGCCCCGGCGCCGGGCCGCCTGCCGATGGGCGACATCACGGTCAGCGACGTGTCCTTCCGGTTCCCCGACTCGAGCGAGGATGTGCTGCGCGGGGTCACCCTGACGATCCCGCGCAACCGGACCACCGCCTTCGTCGGGGCGAGCGGCGCCGGAAAGAGCACCCTGCTCGACCTCCTTCTCGGGCTCCTGTCGCCGACGAGCGGCGAGATCCGGTGCGGCTCCACCCCGATCGCGACCGACCTCGCCGGCTGGCACGCGGGCATCGGCGTCGTGCCCCAGGAGGTCTTCCTCTCGAACACCACGCTCATCGAGAACATCGCGTTCGGGCGCCGCAGGGAGGAGATCGATCGCGAGCGGGTCGAGGACGTGGTGCGGATGTCGCTGCTCGAGGAGCTGGTGGGCGAACTGCCCGAAGGGCTGGACACGGTCGTGGGCGACCGCGGGGTGCGGCTCTCCGGCGGTCAGCGCCAGCGGGTGGGCCTCGCGCGAGCGCTCTACCGGCAGCCGAACGTGCTCGTGCTGGACGAGGCGACCTCGGCCCTCGACAACGCGACGGAGTACGAGATCGCGCAGACCCTGCAGCGGCTGCAGGGTTCGATGACGATCATCGTCGTCGCCCATCGGCTCTCGACCGTGCGGCACGTCGACCAGCTCGTCTTCCTGCATCGCGGACAGGTGGCCGCCACGGGGACGTTCGACGAGGTGCGCGCCGCCGACGCCGAGTTCGCCCGGCTGGTCGAGCTCGGATCGCTGGATTGA